One Phaseolus vulgaris cultivar G19833 chromosome 11, P. vulgaris v2.0, whole genome shotgun sequence genomic window carries:
- the LOC137809473 gene encoding fasciclin-like arabinogalactan protein 12: MMKKQRLLSFSLAVLLSSLFFTTTLAQLAPAASPLKPSQPIPTPPAAAPKPLVPSLPQSPSDSTPDTAAVDIVGILRQAKSFNILIRLMKTTQLINQLNAQLLTTKSGGITILAPDDSSFSELKAGFLNSLSDGQKLELLQFHVLSDYVSSSNFDTLTNPVRTLAGAKPGKVELNVISYGGSVNISTGEVNTTITGIVYTDKHLAIYKVGKVLLPMDFFVVAKAPAKAPSLAPEPSAKAPKADKEKSISPDSSDSSEINGTHDTSGTVKINHGKWLSLVLGPILLIILSS; encoded by the coding sequence ATGATGAAAAAGCAACGTCTCTTGTCCTTCTCACTAGCAGTGCTACTTTCATCTTTGTTTTTCACCACCACTTTAGCCCAGTTAGCACCAGCTGCTTCCCCTCTAAAACCATCCCAACCTATCCCTACACCACCAGCTGCAGCCCCGAAACCATTGGTTCCCTCATTGCCACAGTCACCAAGTGATTCCACCCCTGACACTGCAGCTGTTGACATTGTTGGAATCCTGAGGCAGGCTAAGTCATTCAACATCCTTATCCGCCTCATGAAAACCACCCAATTGATCAACCAACTCAATGCACAGCTCCTCACTACTAAATCAGGTGGCATCACCATTCTTGCACCTGATGACAGTTCCTTCTCTGAACTCAAAGCAGGCTTCCTCAACTCTCTTTCTGATGGCCAAAAACTCGAGCTCTTACAGTTCCATGTTCTTTCAGACTATGTGTCCAGCTCCAACTTTGATACTCTAACCAACCCTGTGAGAACACTTGCAGGAGCTAAACCTGGAAAGGTGGAACTGAATGTGATAAGTTACGGAGGGAGTGTGAACATCTCAACAGGGGAGGTTAACACCACTATCACAGGCATAGTATACACAGATAAGCATCTTGCTATTTATAAGGTGGGAAAGGTGCTTCTTCCTATGGACTTCTTTGTTGTTGCTAAGGCACCTGCAAAGGCACCCTCATTGGCTCCGGAACCATCAGCAAAGGCTCCTAAAGCGGACAAGGAGAAGTCAATTTCTCCAGATTCCTCAGATTCATCTGAGATTAATGGCACACACGATACCTCTGGCACTGTTAAAATCAATCATGGAAAGTGGTTGTCACTTGTCCTTGGACCAATTCTCCTTATTATATTGTCATCATGA
- the LOC137809405 gene encoding beta-galactosidase 8-like: MISSFTTESLKEEISSSDNSSSGWSWISEPIGISKADSFSKFGLVEQINTTADTSDYLWYSSSIDLDAGTQSVLHIESLGHALHAFINGKLAGSGTGTTIKVDIPITLVAGRNTIDLLSLTMGLQNYGAFFETWGAGITGPVILKGLKNGTSLDLSSQKWAYQIGLKGKDLGPSSGSSGQWNPQSTLPTNQPLIWYKTNFVAPSGSNPVAINMTGMGKGEAWVNGQSIGRYWPTNASPSGGCTDSCDYRGSYKATKCLKNCGNPSQTLYHVPRSWLRPINNTLVLFEERGGNPKQITFATKQIGSLCSHISDSHPPPVDLWNSDAESGSKVGPVMLLECPYPNQVISSIKFASFGTPQGACGNFKHGNCSSKKALSVVQKECIGSSSCRIGLSTNKFGDPCTGVAKSLAVEASCA, encoded by the exons ATGATTTCAAGCTTCACAACTGAATCTTTAAAAGAAGAGATTAGTTCTTCGGATAATTCTAGCTCGGGATGGAGTTGGATTAGTGAACCTATTGGCATCTCAAAGGCTGATTCATTCTCAAAATTTGGGTTAGTGGAGCAAATAAATACAACTGCTGATACAAGCGATTACTTGTGGTACTCATCAAG CATCGATCTTGATGCTGGTACTCAAAGTGTCCTTCACATTGAATCCCTTGGTCATGCTCTTCATGCTTTCATAAATGGGAAGCTTGCag GGAGTGGAACGGGTACTACGATCAAAGTAGACATCCCCATCACACTAGTGGCTGGAAGGAACACAATTGATCTCTTGAGTTTAACAATGGGGCTCCAG AACTATGGAGCTTTTTTTGAGACATGGGGTGCAGGGATCACTGGCCCTGTGATACTGAAAGGTTTGAAAAATGGCACCTCTCTTGATCTATCCTCCCAGAAGTGGGCATATCAG ATAGGTCTTAAAGGTAAAGATTTAGGTCCATCTAGTGGCAGTTCTGGTCAGTGGAATCCACAATCTACTTTACCTACAAACCAACCGTTGATTTGGTACAAG ACAAACTTCGTTGCCCCCTCTGGTAGTAATCCTGTTGCAATTAACATGACGGGGATGGGAAAAGGTGAGGCTTGGGTGAATGGACAGAGCATTGGGCGGTACTGGCCTACTAATGCCTCTCCAAGTGGTGGTTGCACTGATTCGTGCGATTATAGAGGGTCCTATAAAGCAACCAAATGTCTCAAGAACTGCGGGAACCCATCACAGACATT ATACCATGTACCACGATCATGGTTACGACCTATAAACAACACACTTGTTTTGTTTGAGGAAAGGGGAGGCAACCCTAAGCAAATCACTTTTGCTACAAAACAGATAGGAAGTTTGTGCTCACATATATCTGACTCTCACCCTCCACCTGTAGACTTGTGGAATTCAGATGCAGAATCAGGAAGCAAAGTAGGGCCTGTAATGTTACTGGAGTGCCCTTATCCTAATCAGGTGATCTCTTCCATTAAATTTGCTAGTTTTGGAACACCTCAGGGGGCTTGTGGGAACTTCAAACATGGAAACTGCAGTAGCAAGAAGGCTCTATCCGTTGTGCAAAAG GAGTGCATTGGATCAAGCAGTTGTAGAATTGGACTATCAACTAATAAGTTCGGAGATCCATGTACAGGAGTAGCAAAGAGTTTAGCTGTTGAAGCTTCTTGTGCATAG